The Pedobacter roseus genome contains a region encoding:
- a CDS encoding zf-HC2 domain-containing protein → MKSALKNIIYNCNQATFLIEKKLAGKITASETLQLRIHLAGCSVCKIYQQQSILINQVFVGFNNEDFKLDEAFKKTLKENIEKEINKN, encoded by the coding sequence ATGAAAAGCGCACTGAAAAACATCATTTATAATTGCAATCAGGCTACTTTTCTGATCGAAAAAAAGCTTGCAGGAAAAATTACTGCTTCCGAAACCCTGCAATTGCGTATCCATTTGGCCGGTTGCTCCGTTTGTAAAATTTATCAGCAACAAAGTATATTAATTAACCAGGTGTTTGTGGGCTTTAATAACGAGGATTTTAAACTCGACGAAGCCTTTAAAAAAACACTGAAAGAAAATATTGAAAAAGAAATAAATAAAAATTGA
- a CDS encoding cytochrome b/b6 domain-containing protein, giving the protein MKVIKEKHSLLMRWTHWVNFPVLTIMIWSGLFIYWANDAYGISIFGFTLIKFFPEWFYDYFHIPQRLAEGMAFHFLFMWFFFINGLLYIIYTVFSGAWRELLPNKNSFKEAWLVLLHDLHIRKTVPPQKKYNAAQRIAYTAIIFMGLGSVITGLAIYKPVQFYWICWLCGGYHFARILHFALTIGYVFFFLIHIVQVALAGWNNFRAVIAGFEVVEDQAQPRVQELTIETEDKDENKS; this is encoded by the coding sequence ATGAAAGTAATCAAAGAAAAACATTCGCTTTTAATGCGGTGGACACATTGGGTAAATTTCCCTGTACTTACCATTATGATCTGGAGCGGATTGTTCATTTATTGGGCAAACGATGCTTATGGCATTTCCATTTTCGGGTTTACGCTTATTAAATTTTTCCCCGAATGGTTTTATGATTATTTCCATATTCCACAGCGTTTGGCCGAAGGAATGGCCTTTCATTTTCTGTTTATGTGGTTCTTTTTCATCAACGGACTGCTCTATATTATTTATACCGTTTTTTCGGGCGCATGGCGTGAGCTTTTGCCTAATAAAAACTCGTTTAAAGAAGCGTGGCTGGTGTTACTACACGATCTTCATATCCGAAAAACGGTTCCCCCGCAAAAGAAATATAATGCGGCACAGCGGATAGCCTATACTGCCATCATTTTTATGGGCTTAGGCTCAGTGATTACAGGATTAGCCATTTACAAACCCGTACAATTTTACTGGATCTGCTGGTTATGTGGTGGCTATCATTTTGCCCGAATCCTCCATTTTGCATTAACGATAGGTTATGTATTTTTCTTTCTGATCCACATTGTTCAGGTGGCGCTGGCCGGCTGGAATAATTTTAGGGCTGTAATTGCCGGATTTGAAGTGGTGGAAGATCAGGCTCAGCCGAGAGTTCAGGAATTAACGATTGAAACTGAAGATAAAGATGAAAACAAATCATAA
- a CDS encoding peroxiredoxin-like family protein, with amino-acid sequence MKKIILFLSLIVAVSLQVKAQKGLKEGDKAPIFTGIDQNGKTVSLKIALKTHRSVVLFFYRGQWCPYCNKHIKELQDSLNLLSAKDAYVIGVTPETKENIDKTIKKTKAGFSIVQDKDDEIMKAYGVNFMMDEATFTKYKGYGIDLEANNGNNRHTLPVPATYIIDRSGKIRYVHFDPNYQKRASVQLLLSKL; translated from the coding sequence ATGAAAAAAATTATACTATTTCTAAGCTTAATTGTTGCTGTTTCGTTACAGGTAAAAGCTCAAAAAGGATTAAAAGAAGGAGATAAGGCCCCAATATTTACCGGGATCGATCAAAATGGTAAAACGGTGAGCCTGAAAATTGCACTTAAAACACACCGTTCTGTTGTACTGTTTTTTTACCGCGGGCAGTGGTGCCCGTATTGCAACAAACACATTAAAGAACTTCAGGATTCTTTAAACCTGCTGAGTGCAAAAGATGCTTATGTAATCGGTGTAACGCCCGAAACCAAAGAAAACATTGATAAAACCATTAAAAAGACCAAAGCAGGCTTTTCGATTGTGCAGGATAAAGACGACGAAATTATGAAAGCTTATGGGGTGAATTTTATGATGGACGAAGCAACTTTTACCAAGTATAAAGGTTATGGAATCGATTTGGAAGCTAACAATGGTAATAACCGCCATACGCTACCTGTACCAGCAACCTATATTATCGATCGATCGGGTAAGATCAGGTATGTTCATTTCGACCCAAATTATCAAAAAAGGGCTTCGGTACAGCTTCTGCTTTCGAAACTTTAA
- a CDS encoding molybdopterin-dependent oxidoreductase → MKTNHKKTVKIPLTVDQKIRRRTFISFGTFLALGSGAYVGWKWLLNAPEETAGITGGARVPLRRALNKTELFFRNFFSNKHLVKTYPVDRAAKNPRINSLIGIEDDEDFDIAAWKLQVKLNNQKNRYITIEEIKALPKTEIVYDFKCVEGWDEIQHWAGVKLSDFLTHFQLGNEAEKQYMGLETPNGAYYVGLERESILHPQTLLAYEMNGKAISTEHGAPLRLIIPVKYGIKNLKRIGMMSFSNSRPKDYWAEQGYDYYSGL, encoded by the coding sequence ATGAAAACAAATCATAAAAAAACGGTTAAAATTCCTTTAACCGTTGATCAAAAAATAAGAAGACGTACTTTTATTTCCTTCGGTACTTTTTTAGCGCTCGGAAGTGGTGCTTATGTAGGCTGGAAATGGCTTTTAAATGCTCCTGAAGAAACAGCTGGTATTACAGGAGGCGCAAGAGTCCCTTTACGCAGGGCTTTAAACAAAACAGAACTCTTTTTCCGCAACTTCTTCAGCAATAAACACCTGGTTAAAACTTATCCGGTAGACCGGGCGGCTAAAAACCCAAGAATAAACAGTTTGATTGGTATCGAAGATGATGAAGACTTCGATATTGCTGCATGGAAACTACAGGTTAAACTTAATAACCAGAAAAACAGGTACATTACCATAGAAGAGATAAAAGCCTTACCCAAAACTGAAATTGTATACGATTTTAAGTGTGTGGAAGGTTGGGACGAGATCCAACATTGGGCAGGAGTAAAATTGAGTGATTTTCTAACACATTTTCAACTCGGAAACGAAGCAGAAAAACAATATATGGGTTTGGAAACCCCAAATGGCGCCTATTATGTGGGTTTAGAAAGAGAAAGCATATTGCATCCCCAAACGCTTTTGGCTTATGAAATGAACGGTAAAGCCATTAGTACCGAACATGGGGCGCCTTTAAGGTTGATTATACCTGTAAAATATGGCATCAAAAACTTAAAAAGGATCGGAATGATGTCTTTTAGCAATAGCCGGCCAAAAGATTATTGGGCGGAGCAGGGTTATGATTATTATTCAGGATTATAG
- a CDS encoding XdhC family protein, which yields MKEITDIIKAYQKATKDRKKTALATVVKVEGSSYRRPGARMLITEDGQLTGAISGGCLEGDALRKALSAIVQQENKLITYDTTDEDDAKFGVQLGCNGIVHILFEPIIEEDQLNPIAILTTLQAKREDAVLAILFNLNGKQQLGTSMLFKKDTILSKTPKEIEEDIINDAREVFANKTTTFKVYPYGDQEIDAFIELIHPPVSLIVAGAGNDAQPLAEMAYLLGWEVSIIDGRPTHATTQRFANATKIVVSKPDNVLSQVDIDEQTAFVLMTHNYNYDLELLKYLLNTNAPYIGTLGPKKKLIRMLEELHLATPENKTRIYGPIGLDIGAETAEEIAISILAEIKSVFTGASAIFLKEKKNPIHVYGLTNN from the coding sequence ATGAAAGAAATTACCGATATAATTAAAGCATACCAAAAAGCGACAAAGGATAGGAAAAAAACAGCTTTGGCTACGGTAGTTAAGGTAGAAGGTTCTTCGTACCGCCGGCCAGGTGCCAGGATGCTCATTACCGAAGATGGCCAGTTAACCGGTGCGATAAGCGGTGGCTGTTTAGAAGGCGATGCCTTACGGAAAGCCCTTTCGGCCATTGTACAGCAAGAAAACAAACTGATTACTTACGATACCACCGACGAAGATGATGCCAAATTTGGCGTACAGTTAGGTTGTAACGGCATTGTACATATCCTTTTCGAGCCCATTATAGAAGAAGATCAATTAAACCCCATTGCCATTTTAACAACATTACAAGCTAAAAGGGAAGATGCCGTGCTGGCAATACTTTTTAATTTGAATGGAAAGCAACAATTGGGCACCAGCATGTTGTTTAAAAAAGATACTATTCTATCAAAAACACCAAAGGAAATTGAAGAGGACATCATCAATGACGCCAGAGAAGTTTTCGCCAATAAAACAACAACATTTAAAGTTTATCCTTATGGTGACCAGGAAATAGATGCTTTTATAGAACTCATTCACCCTCCTGTTTCGTTAATCGTTGCCGGTGCTGGAAATGATGCACAACCCCTGGCCGAAATGGCTTACCTTTTGGGCTGGGAAGTAAGCATTATTGATGGCAGGCCTACCCATGCCACCACACAGCGCTTTGCAAACGCCACCAAAATTGTGGTAAGTAAACCAGATAATGTGCTAAGCCAGGTTGATATTGATGAGCAAACAGCTTTTGTATTGATGACGCATAATTACAATTACGACCTCGAACTGCTAAAATATTTATTAAATACCAACGCGCCTTATATTGGTACATTAGGACCAAAGAAAAAACTGATCAGGATGCTGGAGGAACTGCACCTCGCCACACCTGAAAATAAAACTCGTATATACGGTCCAATCGGTTTGGATATAGGTGCCGAAACAGCTGAAGAAATTGCCATTTCCATCCTGGCAGAGATCAAATCAGTATTTACGGGTGCATCGGCAATTTTCTTAAAAGAGAAAAAGAACCCCATCCATGTTTATGGATTAACCAATAATTAG
- a CDS encoding molybdopterin molybdotransferase MoeA, whose product MISVKEAKNLISQHISPLNPINIDLSKAAGHTLAADVYARFDIPAFCQSSMDGYALKFEDHKKTLILVGEMAAGTAKNITIQNGETSRIFTGAPLPQGADTVVMQEKITRLDGTITLQDPNLKLGLNTRDKGSEIKAGALAMEKGSLLSPAAIGFLAGIGVNEVTVYPMPKISIIVTGKELQKPGMPLAFGQVYESNSYSLSAALKHEGINQVNIYEADDDLEILIKVLQTAITNSDVVLLTGGVSVGDYDFVIEAAAHCGVKQIFHKVKQKPGKPLFFGTHGEKLIFGLPGNPSSVLSCYYNYVLPAVKTLSQKTNSVIEVEAELTHPYTKPAGLSHFLKGKYENGKVTPLGAQESYRLSSFAQSNCLICLNETQEHFEKGDTITVIILPN is encoded by the coding sequence ATGATCAGCGTTAAAGAAGCAAAAAACCTCATTTCTCAACATATCAGTCCTTTAAATCCAATTAATATCGACCTTTCAAAAGCAGCCGGTCATACTTTGGCGGCCGATGTTTATGCCAGATTCGATATTCCGGCCTTTTGCCAATCTTCTATGGATGGTTATGCCTTAAAATTTGAAGATCATAAAAAAACGCTCATTTTAGTTGGCGAAATGGCCGCAGGAACGGCTAAAAACATCACCATCCAAAACGGAGAAACGAGCAGGATTTTTACTGGTGCCCCATTACCCCAAGGTGCCGATACCGTGGTAATGCAGGAAAAAATAACACGTTTGGATGGAACAATCACCCTACAGGATCCTAACTTAAAATTGGGTTTAAATACACGGGATAAAGGTTCAGAAATTAAAGCCGGGGCATTGGCCATGGAAAAAGGCAGTTTGCTTAGTCCTGCCGCCATAGGTTTCCTCGCTGGTATTGGTGTAAACGAAGTAACAGTTTACCCTATGCCCAAAATATCGATTATTGTAACCGGAAAAGAATTGCAAAAACCAGGCATGCCCCTGGCATTCGGTCAGGTTTACGAATCGAATTCCTATTCACTTTCTGCCGCGCTAAAACACGAAGGCATAAATCAGGTCAATATTTACGAAGCTGACGACGATCTCGAAATCCTTATAAAAGTATTGCAAACAGCAATAACAAACAGCGATGTAGTTTTACTTACAGGTGGCGTTAGTGTAGGCGATTACGATTTCGTGATCGAAGCAGCGGCCCATTGCGGTGTTAAACAGATCTTCCATAAGGTAAAACAGAAACCAGGCAAACCACTGTTTTTTGGAACACATGGTGAAAAATTAATTTTCGGACTTCCGGGAAACCCATCATCGGTATTAAGCTGCTATTACAATTACGTATTGCCGGCTGTTAAAACATTATCTCAAAAAACAAACAGTGTAATTGAAGTAGAAGCAGAACTTACACACCCCTATACAAAGCCTGCAGGTTTATCACATTTCCTAAAAGGGAAGTATGAAAATGGAAAAGTTACACCTCTTGGTGCGCAGGAATCGTACCGTTTAAGTTCATTTGCGCAGTCTAATTGCCTTATCTGCCTCAACGAAACACAGGAACATTTCGAAAAAGGCGACACCATAACTGTAATTATTTTACCAAACTAA
- a CDS encoding sigma-70 family RNA polymerase sigma factor has product MQNDTGQDIKAEKLHSDPLSWVEKYADYLYGFAMSRLRDEEVAKDLVQDTFLAGLQQAERFKGNSNEKTWLTAILKNKIADFYRKRSSGGLKELKEKDAVQEQQDFFDADTGHWNEKYRPQAFGLEVDNPLLMKELGAILNGCLSKLPGLWFSVFSMKHLDDLASELICSELKLTSANFWVIMHRTKLNLRACLQKNWN; this is encoded by the coding sequence ATGCAAAACGATACTGGCCAGGATATAAAGGCCGAAAAACTTCATTCAGATCCACTAAGCTGGGTTGAAAAATATGCTGACTATTTATATGGGTTTGCGATGTCGAGGCTGCGGGATGAAGAAGTGGCCAAAGATCTGGTGCAGGATACCTTTTTGGCCGGCTTGCAACAGGCGGAGCGTTTTAAGGGAAACAGTAACGAGAAAACCTGGCTCACCGCCATTTTAAAAAATAAGATTGCTGATTTTTACCGGAAACGTTCTTCAGGTGGCTTAAAAGAGCTAAAAGAAAAGGATGCTGTGCAGGAACAGCAGGATTTTTTTGATGCAGACACTGGCCATTGGAATGAAAAATACCGTCCGCAGGCATTTGGATTAGAGGTGGATAATCCCTTGCTGATGAAAGAACTTGGGGCAATACTGAATGGATGCTTAAGCAAGCTCCCCGGATTATGGTTTTCGGTGTTTTCGATGAAACATCTGGACGATCTTGCCTCGGAACTGATCTGTTCTGAACTTAAACTTACGTCGGCTAATTTTTGGGTAATTATGCACCGCACGAAACTTAACCTGAGGGCCTGCCTTCAAAAAAACTGGAACTGA
- the moaA gene encoding GTP 3',8-cyclase MoaA gives MIADTFGRIHDYLRISLTDNCNFRCFYCMPEEEYDFTPASRLMQTDEIIKLAEIFVANGVKKIRLTGGEPLVRKDAAHIISALGKLPVELVITTNGTRIAEMLPVLKEAGIKTINISLDTLQPEKFFMITRRDVFHQVRSNIELLLQHKIRVKINMVVMKGLNDNEINDFISWTKHNPIQVRFIEFMPFNGNRWTSNQMFSLAEILALVEKDFTVLPIKGEQNDTAKHFMIPGHEGSFAIISTMTHPFCSTCNRMRLTADGKLKNCLFSDTETDLLTALRKNEEVLPLIQSAIWSKKKALGGQLASDFEKIDATTIQNRSMITIGG, from the coding sequence ATGATAGCAGATACCTTCGGAAGAATACACGATTACCTGCGGATATCGCTTACGGATAACTGCAATTTTCGCTGCTTTTATTGCATGCCGGAGGAAGAGTACGATTTTACCCCTGCTTCGAGGTTGATGCAAACCGATGAAATTATCAAACTGGCAGAGATTTTTGTGGCCAATGGCGTTAAAAAAATCAGACTAACAGGCGGTGAGCCATTGGTAAGAAAAGATGCCGCCCATATTATCTCCGCACTGGGCAAACTTCCGGTAGAATTGGTAATTACCACCAACGGTACACGCATTGCAGAAATGCTTCCGGTATTAAAAGAGGCGGGCATTAAGACCATCAATATCAGTTTAGATACCCTACAGCCCGAAAAGTTTTTTATGATTACCCGTAGGGATGTATTCCATCAGGTACGCAGCAATATCGAACTGTTACTGCAACATAAAATCAGGGTGAAGATTAATATGGTGGTAATGAAAGGCCTAAACGATAACGAAATCAACGATTTTATCAGCTGGACCAAACATAATCCCATCCAGGTACGCTTTATCGAATTTATGCCTTTTAACGGCAATAGGTGGACAAGTAACCAGATGTTTTCTTTAGCCGAAATTCTTGCACTTGTTGAAAAGGATTTTACGGTATTGCCTATTAAAGGGGAACAGAACGATACGGCCAAACATTTTATGATCCCTGGTCACGAAGGTTCTTTTGCCATCATCAGCACCATGACGCATCCTTTTTGCAGTACCTGCAACCGCATGCGCCTAACCGCAGACGGGAAATTAAAAAACTGCCTGTTTTCAGATACCGAAACTGACCTCCTTACTGCATTGAGAAAAAATGAAGAAGTACTTCCCTTAATACAATCGGCAATTTGGAGCAAAAAAAAGGCTTTAGGTGGTCAATTAGCCAGCGATTTCGAAAAAATAGATGCCACAACCATTCAAAACAGAAGTATGATTACCATTGGAGGATAA
- a CDS encoding nucleotidyltransferase family protein has protein sequence MDTTIIILAAGNSSRMGTPKQLLDYKGKTLLQTVIDEALTANNTPLTVVLGANAEEILAKHQNNQVNFIINKDWESGMASGIVAGLSSVIEKNDKTQSIIIAVADQVFIKMSTFNNLIEKHHKTGKNMIASGYAGTIGTPVLFGKVYFDALLSLKGTEGAKKLLKQYPQDVETVVFEGGEIDIDTETDYNNLISQQ, from the coding sequence ATGGATACCACAATCATCATTTTGGCAGCAGGTAATTCCTCCCGCATGGGAACGCCAAAGCAATTGTTAGATTATAAAGGCAAAACGCTGCTTCAAACTGTGATTGATGAAGCTTTAACAGCAAATAACACTCCACTTACTGTGGTTTTAGGCGCAAATGCGGAAGAAATATTAGCGAAACACCAAAACAATCAGGTTAATTTCATAATCAATAAAGATTGGGAAAGCGGGATGGCATCAGGCATTGTTGCCGGACTTTCATCCGTGATAGAAAAAAATGACAAAACACAAAGTATCATTATTGCAGTAGCCGATCAGGTTTTTATAAAAATGAGTACCTTTAATAACTTGATCGAAAAGCATCATAAAACTGGTAAAAACATGATTGCCAGTGGCTATGCCGGTACGATCGGCACACCGGTTCTCTTCGGAAAAGTTTATTTTGATGCACTTTTATCACTCAAAGGAACTGAAGGGGCAAAAAAACTACTCAAACAATATCCACAGGATGTAGAAACCGTAGTTTTTGAAGGTGGTGAAATTGACATTGATACAGAAACCGATTACAACAATTTAATCAGCCAGCAATGA
- a CDS encoding DUF1223 domain-containing protein encodes MIRKIALPLLLISVISVAFTADLNTTPKSTDTGFAVVELFTSEGCSSCPPADALLAEIEKETPKKPVYLLAFHVDYWDRLGWKDSFSNAKFSARQNQYANWLNLKTIYTPQVVVNGSMEFIGSDEKILRNSINAMLAKPSTDHLEISLGKTDKHNLTLNYNTNQQTNGYMLAVALVTQKASNKVLKGENKGRTLSHVQIVRQFDTFQLQGKTNGSVNVQVDQSNGEISSELIAFLQHTKTGKITAASKLNTLLDSQLSNKSK; translated from the coding sequence ATGATCAGAAAAATAGCATTGCCCCTGTTGTTGATAAGCGTTATTAGCGTTGCTTTTACTGCAGACCTTAACACTACACCAAAATCCACTGATACCGGTTTTGCAGTTGTAGAACTTTTTACTTCTGAAGGCTGCTCAAGCTGTCCACCAGCCGATGCATTACTGGCCGAGATTGAAAAGGAAACCCCAAAAAAACCTGTTTATCTGCTTGCTTTCCATGTAGATTATTGGGACAGGCTGGGTTGGAAAGACAGCTTTAGCAATGCAAAATTTTCTGCCCGACAGAATCAATACGCCAATTGGCTCAACCTTAAAACGATATATACTCCTCAGGTAGTGGTAAACGGAAGTATGGAATTTATCGGTTCGGATGAAAAAATTTTGCGGAACAGTATCAATGCAATGCTTGCAAAACCATCAACAGATCATTTAGAAATCTCATTAGGGAAAACCGACAAACACAACCTCACTTTAAATTATAATACCAATCAGCAAACCAATGGTTATATGCTTGCAGTTGCTTTGGTAACGCAAAAAGCGAGCAATAAAGTTTTAAAAGGTGAAAATAAAGGTAGAACACTTAGCCATGTTCAGATTGTACGGCAGTTTGACACTTTTCAGCTGCAGGGCAAAACCAATGGATCGGTAAATGTGCAGGTAGATCAATCAAACGGAGAAATTTCCTCAGAACTGATCGCTTTTTTACAGCACACCAAAACGGGTAAAATTACCGCAGCATCAAAACTAAATACATTGTTAGATAGCCAATTAAGCAATAAATCCAAATAA
- a CDS encoding MoaD/ThiS family protein, with amino-acid sequence MEIEIISFGQITEFIKHQKIDIAGITDTETFKRYIENQFPALKGMKYKLALNKNIVQENTEITKKAVIAIMPPFSGG; translated from the coding sequence ATGGAAATCGAAATCATCAGTTTTGGCCAGATTACTGAATTTATCAAGCATCAAAAAATTGATATCGCCGGAATCACCGATACTGAAACCTTTAAACGATACATCGAAAATCAATTTCCTGCTTTAAAAGGCATGAAATACAAACTTGCCCTTAACAAAAACATTGTTCAGGAGAATACCGAAATCACAAAAAAGGCTGTTATAGCCATTATGCCCCCTTTTTCTGGTGGTTAA
- a CDS encoding ThiF family adenylyltransferase → MSAERYNRQIILKGFGEEAQQQLLRAKVLVIGAGGLGCPLLQYLAAAGIGHIGIVDDDTISLSNLHRQILYTTADIGKLKVEVAAKRLQEMNTQIGIIRHPIRLQKNNILDIVSRYDFILDGTDNFESRYLINDACALLNKPLIFAAVSGFEGQLAIFNTPDHLRPSTNYRDLFPVPPNKGEIPNCAENGIIGVLPGILGTMAAAEIIKLIAKIGQPLTNKILNYNLLTQEQYTINISHGNGYTLPKTVDEFLNMDYQDTSEGPQGYIEIDASELVKLQQSESTILIDVREKHEVPVLDKQIYTQVPMSEFGAFLNKEFYQKHVVLICQHGIRSVAAAEALQEKYGDAKKIYSLKGGIVKWRDHFLKS, encoded by the coding sequence ATGAGTGCAGAGCGATATAACAGACAAATTATCCTGAAAGGATTCGGGGAGGAAGCACAACAACAGCTTTTAAGGGCAAAAGTATTGGTTATTGGTGCGGGTGGTTTGGGCTGCCCGCTGCTGCAATACCTTGCAGCAGCGGGCATTGGCCATATTGGAATTGTAGATGATGATACCATTTCGTTATCCAACCTGCACAGGCAGATCCTGTACACCACCGCAGATATCGGAAAGTTAAAAGTGGAGGTCGCAGCAAAGCGCCTCCAGGAAATGAATACCCAGATCGGGATCATCCGTCATCCGATACGTTTACAAAAAAACAATATCCTCGATATTGTATCCAGATACGATTTTATCCTGGATGGTACCGATAATTTCGAATCGAGGTATCTGATCAACGATGCCTGTGCACTGCTTAATAAACCGCTTATATTTGCTGCAGTTTCAGGTTTTGAAGGTCAGTTGGCCATATTCAATACACCCGATCACTTAAGGCCGAGTACCAATTACCGCGATCTTTTCCCCGTGCCACCCAATAAAGGAGAAATACCGAACTGTGCAGAAAATGGTATTATCGGTGTACTACCGGGTATTTTAGGTACTATGGCGGCAGCAGAAATTATTAAACTGATTGCTAAAATCGGTCAGCCGCTCACCAACAAAATATTAAATTATAACTTACTTACACAAGAACAATATACCATCAATATCAGTCACGGAAACGGTTATACATTACCCAAAACGGTTGATGAATTTTTAAATATGGATTATCAGGATACCAGCGAAGGACCACAGGGATATATAGAAATTGATGCCAGCGAACTGGTAAAACTGCAACAGTCAGAATCTACCATTTTAATCGATGTGCGCGAAAAACACGAAGTTCCGGTACTGGATAAACAGATTTACACACAGGTACCCATGTCGGAGTTTGGAGCATTCTTAAATAAAGAATTTTACCAAAAACACGTGGTTTTAATCTGTCAGCACGGCATTAGAAGTGTTGCTGCCGCAGAGGCATTGCAAGAAAAATACGGTGATGCCAAAAAAATCTATAGTTTAAAAGGTGGTATTGTAAAATGGAGAGATCATTTTCTCAAATCCTAA
- a CDS encoding sulfite exporter TauE/SafE family protein, producing the protein MQESFILFYCLLFIVAFLYASVGHGGASGYLALMAIFAISPAIMKPTALLLNLFVSSTSFIQFYRGGHFKWKTFWPFALASIPLSFIGGMMAIESSIYKKILGVLLLIPVIRFFFFKNTDPKDLKPSNIPLSLAIGGIIGLLSGMIGIGGGIILSPVLLLLKWTDQKQTAAISAAFIFVNSVAGLGGQLIKGFEFNSHMLAYVGVAFAGGICGAYFGALKFPQTVLKNVLACVLALAAYKLLFTHA; encoded by the coding sequence ATGCAAGAAAGTTTTATCCTATTTTACTGTTTACTTTTTATCGTTGCCTTTTTATATGCCTCTGTGGGGCACGGCGGTGCCAGCGGTTATCTGGCGTTAATGGCCATTTTTGCCATTTCGCCAGCCATTATGAAACCAACGGCATTATTGCTTAATCTTTTTGTTTCTTCTACATCTTTTATCCAGTTTTACCGTGGCGGGCATTTTAAATGGAAAACCTTTTGGCCTTTTGCCCTTGCCTCTATCCCACTCTCTTTTATTGGCGGTATGATGGCGATTGAAAGTTCCATTTATAAAAAGATTTTGGGTGTGCTTTTACTCATCCCCGTAATCCGTTTTTTCTTTTTCAAAAACACCGATCCAAAAGATCTTAAACCTTCAAATATTCCTTTATCGCTGGCTATTGGCGGTATTATTGGCCTGCTTTCGGGTATGATCGGTATTGGTGGTGGAATTATCCTTTCGCCGGTGCTGCTACTCTTAAAATGGACCGATCAGAAACAAACAGCAGCCATCAGTGCGGCTTTTATCTTCGTAAATTCTGTGGCAGGTTTAGGTGGCCAATTGATTAAAGGCTTTGAATTTAACAGCCACATGCTCGCTTATGTGGGAGTTGCATTTGCTGGTGGCATCTGTGGAGCTTATTTTGGTGCCTTAAAATTCCCTCAAACCGTTTTAAAAAATGTTTTGGCCTGTGTATTGGCATTGGCTGCTTATAAATTACTATTTACACATGCATAA
- a CDS encoding molybdopterin-binding protein codes for MKFTIIALLFFGFSAKAQESKQFTIEGKVKAPLTVTLDNLSSYKSVNLDSMTIFNHLMQRKSSIKNIKGVLLKDILAKVEIDANSPKTLSEYYLVFTATDNYKVVYSWNEIFNSSTGNQILVLKSYDTDPAKAEKGNIAMITPSDFATGRRFVKGLSKISILQVN; via the coding sequence ATGAAATTTACGATCATCGCACTATTATTTTTTGGTTTTAGCGCAAAAGCTCAGGAAAGCAAACAATTTACCATAGAAGGAAAGGTTAAAGCACCATTAACCGTTACTTTAGACAATTTAAGCAGCTATAAATCCGTTAATTTGGATAGTATGACTATTTTTAACCACCTGATGCAGCGTAAAAGCAGCATTAAAAACATTAAAGGCGTGCTTTTAAAAGATATTTTGGCCAAAGTAGAAATTGATGCCAATTCGCCCAAAACATTGAGCGAATATTACCTCGTTTTTACCGCAACGGATAATTATAAAGTGGTGTATTCGTGGAATGAGATTTTCAATTCTTCAACCGGAAACCAGATATTAGTATTAAAAAGCTATGATACCGACCCGGCAAAGGCCGAAAAAGGAAATATTGCCATGATTACACCAAGTGATTTCGCTACGGGAAGAAGATTTGTAAAAGGATTGAGTAAAATTAGCATCTTACAGGTAAATTAG
- a CDS encoding Sec-independent protein translocase subunit TatA/TatB: MLNTTIAALLGGPELIILGVAVLLLFGGKKIPELMKGLGKGIKEFKAGQEEDKPEVPKQA; this comes from the coding sequence ATGTTAAATACAACCATCGCCGCCCTGTTGGGAGGCCCCGAACTGATTATTCTTGGAGTTGCTGTTTTATTATTGTTCGGCGGCAAAAAAATCCCCGAATTAATGAAAGGCCTTGGTAAAGGAATAAAAGAATTTAAAGCCGGGCAGGAAGAAGATAAACCTGAAGTTCCGAAACAGGCTTAA